The following proteins are co-located in the Ancylothrix sp. D3o genome:
- a CDS encoding BCD family MFS transporter, with protein sequence MTAENLSNFDQTQPPQPVILPQIKLLTMFRLGLFQMGLGILAVLTLGVLNRVMIAELAIPATITAATITVSQFVAPLRVLFGQMSDSKPLFGTHRTGYVLIGAGLFAIALFFATQIIWQLGNVVNAAGGWVWNTQTFGLTAALAGIFALYGTASCISSTPFFALLVDVSEEENRGQLIGIVWSMMTVGIAAGGITSKVLLKRLEDNNASLEIIQSAISNLFLIVPAIVFILAVIATWGVEKKYSRYSTRVSTSNREDKITLGMAIKILTASKQTALFFTFMLIMSISLFMQEAVLEPYGGQIFGMSIPETSLLNSFWGIGMLMSLSATGFYLVPRLGKRKTTQLGCLATSVSFLLIILSGFSANQGLLKAAMVLFGLSAGVATTGALSLMLDLTAAETAGTFVGAWGLAQAMARGSATILGGIVLDIGKSLFGVPLLAYGSVFAIQAVGMLLAIWFLNYVNVQEFKDNANAAIKAVMEGQLD encoded by the coding sequence TTTATTTCAAATGGGGTTAGGCATTTTAGCCGTCTTAACCTTGGGAGTGCTCAACCGCGTAATGATTGCCGAGTTAGCCATTCCCGCCACCATCACCGCCGCCACCATTACCGTATCGCAATTTGTGGCACCCTTGCGAGTTTTATTTGGGCAAATGTCCGATAGCAAACCGCTGTTTGGAACCCACCGCACCGGCTATGTTTTGATTGGGGCCGGTTTATTTGCAATTGCCTTATTTTTTGCTACTCAAATTATATGGCAATTAGGCAATGTTGTCAACGCTGCCGGTGGTTGGGTTTGGAACACTCAAACTTTTGGTTTAACGGCAGCTTTAGCCGGTATTTTCGCCCTTTATGGCACAGCAAGCTGCATAAGTTCCACCCCATTTTTTGCCTTATTAGTCGATGTTTCCGAAGAAGAAAATCGCGGCCAATTAATAGGCATTGTCTGGTCAATGATGACCGTAGGAATTGCGGCTGGAGGAATTACCAGTAAAGTCTTGTTAAAACGCTTAGAAGACAACAATGCCTCCTTAGAAATTATCCAATCAGCCATTAGCAACTTATTTCTGATTGTGCCGGCAATTGTTTTTATTTTAGCAGTAATTGCCACCTGGGGAGTCGAAAAAAAATACTCGCGTTATTCCACTCGCGTCAGCACAAGCAACCGCGAAGACAAAATCACATTAGGCATGGCAATTAAAATCCTCACTGCCAGCAAACAAACCGCCTTATTTTTCACCTTCATGCTGATAATGAGCATAAGTTTATTCATGCAGGAAGCAGTTTTAGAACCCTATGGCGGGCAAATTTTTGGAATGTCAATTCCCGAAACTTCGCTGTTAAATTCGTTTTGGGGAATTGGGATGTTAATGAGTTTAAGTGCCACCGGCTTTTACCTTGTTCCCCGCTTAGGAAAACGCAAAACCACGCAGTTAGGATGTTTGGCAACTTCAGTAAGTTTTCTGTTAATTATCTTGTCAGGATTTAGCGCCAATCAAGGATTATTAAAAGCCGCGATGGTATTATTTGGATTATCTGCGGGAGTTGCCACAACCGGCGCGTTGAGTTTAATGCTAGATTTAACTGCTGCTGAAACTGCCGGTACTTTTGTCGGGGCGTGGGGTTTAGCGCAGGCAATGGCGCGGGGAAGTGCTACAATTTTGGGGGGAATTGTTTTAGATATTGGTAAGAGTTTGTTTGGGGTGCCACTCCTTGCTTATGGCAGTGTTTTTGCAATTCAAGCAGTGGGAATGTTACTGGCAATTTGGTTTTTAAATTATGTCAATGTGCAGGAGTTTAAAGACAATGCTAATGCGGCTATTAAGGCAGTGATGGAGGGGCAATTGGATTAG
- a CDS encoding inositol monophosphatase family protein, whose product MDFFTEILEFCDTIAEKIGKQLLEDFGKVQADEKADGSLVTRSDKWADIEITQAIKAAFPTHGILSEEGDHVFPENEYCWIIDPLDGTTNFARGIPIWAISMALFHHGRPVFGYVSLPPLGQTFHAFSDQAFLNKRPIHTSQRPPGKNEFFSFCSRSIASIEHPFSCKIRMLGVASYNFLNVAAGWTLGGVEATPKIWDIAAVWTIVKAAGGCWVSLESETLFPLEPGKDYSQKNYPTMVISKEEWGPVFKPLIAVKKFG is encoded by the coding sequence ATGGATTTTTTTACAGAAATCTTGGAATTTTGCGATACAATTGCCGAAAAAATTGGCAAGCAATTGTTAGAAGATTTTGGCAAAGTGCAAGCAGACGAAAAAGCAGATGGCAGTTTAGTTACTCGTTCCGATAAATGGGCAGATATTGAAATTACCCAAGCAATAAAAGCCGCCTTTCCTACACACGGAATCTTAAGCGAAGAGGGAGATCATGTTTTCCCAGAAAACGAATATTGCTGGATTATTGACCCTTTAGACGGAACTACAAATTTTGCGCGGGGGATTCCTATTTGGGCAATTTCAATGGCTTTATTTCATCACGGAAGGCCGGTTTTTGGCTACGTTTCTTTACCTCCTCTGGGGCAAACATTCCATGCTTTTTCTGACCAAGCTTTTTTAAACAAACGCCCCATTCATACTAGCCAACGTCCCCCCGGCAAAAATGAATTTTTCAGCTTTTGTTCGCGCAGCATTGCCTCAATTGAGCATCCCTTTTCGTGTAAAATAAGAATGTTAGGAGTTGCCAGCTATAACTTTTTAAACGTGGCTGCCGGCTGGACATTAGGAGGAGTCGAAGCCACCCCGAAAATCTGGGATATAGCAGCAGTTTGGACAATTGTAAAAGCAGCCGGTGGTTGTTGGGTTTCCTTGGAATCAGAAACACTTTTTCCCTTAGAACCTGGCAAAGATTATAGCCAAAAAAACTACCCAACAATGGTAATCAGTAAAGAAGAATGGGGGCCGGTTTTTAAACCCCTAATTGCCGTAAAAAAATTCGGATAG